From a single Girardinichthys multiradiatus isolate DD_20200921_A chromosome 17, DD_fGirMul_XY1, whole genome shotgun sequence genomic region:
- the mkln1 gene encoding muskelin isoform X2 has product MAAVPESRVLTFSVFKWSSYSSTYLPENILVDKPNDQSSRWSSESNYPPQFLILKLERPAIVQSITFGKYEKTHVCNLKKFKVFGGMSEENMTELLSSGLKNDYNKETFTLKHKIDEQMFPCRFVKIVPLMSWGPSFNFSIWYVELHGIEDPDVVQPCLNWYSKYREQEAIRLCLKHFRQHNYTEAFESLQKKTRIALEHPMLTHLHDCLVLQGDFDACEELIDKAVRDGLFNQYISQQEYKPRWSQIIPKCNKGPSSQEISRDDMNSDGDDNRPGMRGGHQMVIDVQTETVYLFGGWDGTQDLADFWAYSVQENQWACISRDTEKENGPSARSCHKMCIDSQRRQIYTLGRYLDSSVRNSKSLKSDFYRYDINANTWTLLSEDTSADGGPKLVFDHQMCMDSEKHMIYTFGGRILTCNGSVEDSRTSEPQFSGLYAYHCQAGTWSLLREDSCNAGPEDVQSRIGHCMLFHARNRCLYVFGGQRSKTYLNDFFSYDVDGDHVEIISDGTKKDSGMVPMTGFTQRATIDPELNEIHVLSGLSKDKDKREENVRNSFWIYDIARNNWSCVYKNDQAVKENPSKTLQEEEPCPRFAHQLVYDEVHKVHYLFGGNPGKSCSPKMRLDDFWSLKLCRPSKEYLLRHCRYLIRKYRFEEKAQSEPLNALKYLQNDLSLTVDHTDPDETKEFQLLPTALFKSSSDFIPLGFSDVDQTYAQRTQLFDTLVNFFPDSMTPPKGNLVDLITL; this is encoded by the exons TTCTTAATCTTAAAGTTGGAAAGGCCGGCGATTGTTCAGAGTATCACCTTTGGCAAGTATGAGAAGACCCATGTCTGCAACCTCAAGAAGTTCAAAGTGTTTGGTGGGATGAGTGAGGAGAACATGACAGAACTTTTATCCAG TGGCCTTAAGAATGACTACAACAAGGAGACCTTCACGTTAAAGCATAAGATCGACGAGCAGATGTTTCCCTGCAGATTTGTGAAAATAG TGCCTCTAATGTCTTGGGGGCCCAGTTTTAACTTCAGCATCTGGTACGTTGAGCTGCACGGCATAGAAGACCCTGATGTGGTGCAGCCCTGCCTTAACTGGTACAGCAAA TACAGAGAGCAGGAAGCCATCCGGCTTTGCCTCAAGCACTTCCGGCAACATAACTACACTGAAGCCTTCGagtccctgcagaagaaaactcGCATAGCTCTGGAGCACCCCATGCTCACCCACCTCCATGACTGCCTGGTGCTGCAGGGAGACTTTGATGCCTGTGAGGAGCTCATAGATAAAGCTGTGAGAG ATGGTTTGTTTAACCAGTATATCAGCCAGCAGGAGTACAAGCCCAGGTGGAGTCAGATCATTCCGAAATGCAACAAAGGTCCAAGCAGCCAAGAAATCAGCCGCGACGACATGAACA GTGATGGCGACGACAACAGGCCAGGGATGAGGGGAGGACATCAGATGGTCATTGACGTCCAAACTG AGACGGTGTACCTGTTCGGGGGCTGGGATGGCACGCAGGATCTGGCAGACTTCTGGGCTTACAGCGTTCAGGAGAATCAGTGGGCGTGCATCTCCAGAGACACGGAAAAAGAG AATGGTCCAAGTGCCCGCTCATGCCACAAGATGTGCATCGACTCGCAGCGACGACAAATCTACACGCTCGGCCGTTACCTAGACTCCAGCGTCAGGAACAGCAAGTCTTTGAAGAGCGACTTCTACCGTTACGACATCAACGCCAACACCTGGACGCTACTCAGCGAGGACACGTCAGCTGACGGAGGGCCAAAGTTGGTGTTTGACCACCAG ATGTGCATGGACTCAGAGAAACACATGATCTACACATTTGGCGGTCGCATTCTGACGTGCAACGGCAGTGTGGAGGACAGCCGGACGTCGGAGCCGCAGTTTAGTGGTCTGTACGCGTATCACTGCCAAGCCGGGACATGGAGCCTCCTACGGGAGGACTCTTGTAACGCCGGGCCCGAGGACGTTCAGTCCCGGATCGGACACTGCATGCTCTTCCACGCC AGAAATCGCTGTCTGTATGTGTTTGGGGGTCAGAGGTCGAAGACGTACCTGAATGATTTCTTCAGTTATGATGTGGACGGAGATCATGTAGAGATCATATCTGATGGTACCAAGAAGGATTCTGGGATGG TTCCAATGACAGGTTTCACCCAGAGAGCCACCATCGACCCAGAGCTCAACGAGATCCACGTCCTGTCGGGGCTAAGCAAAGACAAGGACAAACGGGAGGAGAATGTGCGCAACTCATTCTGGATCTACGACATAGCCCGCAACAACTG GTCATGTGTGTATAAGAACGATCAAGCTGTAAAAGAAAATCCGAGTAAAACGCTGCAGGAGGAGGAACCATGTCCACGCTTTGCACACCAGCTGGTCTACGATGAGGTGCACAAG GTGCACTACCTGTTTGGTGGAAACCCAGGGAAGTCGTGTTCTCCTAAGATGCGCCTGGATGACTTCTGGTCCCTTAAACTGTGTCGGCCCTCCAAGGAGTACCTGCTGCGCCACTGCAGATACCTCATCAGGAAATATAG GTTTGAGGAGAAAGCCCAATCAGAGCCACTTAATGCTCTGAAGTACCTGCAGAACGACCTGTCACTCACTGTGGACCACACAGACCCTGATGAGACCAAAGAG TTCCAGCTCTTGCCAACTGCGCTCTTCAAGTCCAGTTCTGATTTCATCCCTCTAG GTTTCTCTGACGTAGACCAGACGTATGCTCAGCGAACGCAGCTCTTTGACACGCTCGTCAACTTCTTCCCTGACAGCATGACACCACCCAAGGGCAACCTAGTGGACCTGATCACCCTCTAG
- the mkln1 gene encoding muskelin isoform X1 — protein MAAVPESRVLTFSVFKWSSYSSTYLPENILVDKPNDQSSRWSSESNYPPQFLILKLERPAIVQSITFGKYEKTHVCNLKKFKVFGGMSEENMTELLSSGLKNDYNKETFTLKHKIDEQMFPCRFVKIVPLMSWGPSFNFSIWYVELHGIEDPDVVQPCLNWYSKYREQEAIRLCLKHFRQHNYTEAFESLQKKTRIALEHPMLTHLHDCLVLQGDFDACEELIDKAVRDGLFNQYISQQEYKPRWSQIIPKCNKGPSSQEISRDDMNSESIYSSDGDDNRPGMRGGHQMVIDVQTETVYLFGGWDGTQDLADFWAYSVQENQWACISRDTEKENGPSARSCHKMCIDSQRRQIYTLGRYLDSSVRNSKSLKSDFYRYDINANTWTLLSEDTSADGGPKLVFDHQMCMDSEKHMIYTFGGRILTCNGSVEDSRTSEPQFSGLYAYHCQAGTWSLLREDSCNAGPEDVQSRIGHCMLFHARNRCLYVFGGQRSKTYLNDFFSYDVDGDHVEIISDGTKKDSGMVPMTGFTQRATIDPELNEIHVLSGLSKDKDKREENVRNSFWIYDIARNNWSCVYKNDQAVKENPSKTLQEEEPCPRFAHQLVYDEVHKVHYLFGGNPGKSCSPKMRLDDFWSLKLCRPSKEYLLRHCRYLIRKYRFEEKAQSEPLNALKYLQNDLSLTVDHTDPDETKEFQLLPTALFKSSSDFIPLGFSDVDQTYAQRTQLFDTLVNFFPDSMTPPKGNLVDLITL, from the exons TTCTTAATCTTAAAGTTGGAAAGGCCGGCGATTGTTCAGAGTATCACCTTTGGCAAGTATGAGAAGACCCATGTCTGCAACCTCAAGAAGTTCAAAGTGTTTGGTGGGATGAGTGAGGAGAACATGACAGAACTTTTATCCAG TGGCCTTAAGAATGACTACAACAAGGAGACCTTCACGTTAAAGCATAAGATCGACGAGCAGATGTTTCCCTGCAGATTTGTGAAAATAG TGCCTCTAATGTCTTGGGGGCCCAGTTTTAACTTCAGCATCTGGTACGTTGAGCTGCACGGCATAGAAGACCCTGATGTGGTGCAGCCCTGCCTTAACTGGTACAGCAAA TACAGAGAGCAGGAAGCCATCCGGCTTTGCCTCAAGCACTTCCGGCAACATAACTACACTGAAGCCTTCGagtccctgcagaagaaaactcGCATAGCTCTGGAGCACCCCATGCTCACCCACCTCCATGACTGCCTGGTGCTGCAGGGAGACTTTGATGCCTGTGAGGAGCTCATAGATAAAGCTGTGAGAG ATGGTTTGTTTAACCAGTATATCAGCCAGCAGGAGTACAAGCCCAGGTGGAGTCAGATCATTCCGAAATGCAACAAAGGTCCAAGCAGCCAAGAAATCAGCCGCGACGACATGAACAGTGAGAGCATCTATTCAA GTGATGGCGACGACAACAGGCCAGGGATGAGGGGAGGACATCAGATGGTCATTGACGTCCAAACTG AGACGGTGTACCTGTTCGGGGGCTGGGATGGCACGCAGGATCTGGCAGACTTCTGGGCTTACAGCGTTCAGGAGAATCAGTGGGCGTGCATCTCCAGAGACACGGAAAAAGAG AATGGTCCAAGTGCCCGCTCATGCCACAAGATGTGCATCGACTCGCAGCGACGACAAATCTACACGCTCGGCCGTTACCTAGACTCCAGCGTCAGGAACAGCAAGTCTTTGAAGAGCGACTTCTACCGTTACGACATCAACGCCAACACCTGGACGCTACTCAGCGAGGACACGTCAGCTGACGGAGGGCCAAAGTTGGTGTTTGACCACCAG ATGTGCATGGACTCAGAGAAACACATGATCTACACATTTGGCGGTCGCATTCTGACGTGCAACGGCAGTGTGGAGGACAGCCGGACGTCGGAGCCGCAGTTTAGTGGTCTGTACGCGTATCACTGCCAAGCCGGGACATGGAGCCTCCTACGGGAGGACTCTTGTAACGCCGGGCCCGAGGACGTTCAGTCCCGGATCGGACACTGCATGCTCTTCCACGCC AGAAATCGCTGTCTGTATGTGTTTGGGGGTCAGAGGTCGAAGACGTACCTGAATGATTTCTTCAGTTATGATGTGGACGGAGATCATGTAGAGATCATATCTGATGGTACCAAGAAGGATTCTGGGATGG TTCCAATGACAGGTTTCACCCAGAGAGCCACCATCGACCCAGAGCTCAACGAGATCCACGTCCTGTCGGGGCTAAGCAAAGACAAGGACAAACGGGAGGAGAATGTGCGCAACTCATTCTGGATCTACGACATAGCCCGCAACAACTG GTCATGTGTGTATAAGAACGATCAAGCTGTAAAAGAAAATCCGAGTAAAACGCTGCAGGAGGAGGAACCATGTCCACGCTTTGCACACCAGCTGGTCTACGATGAGGTGCACAAG GTGCACTACCTGTTTGGTGGAAACCCAGGGAAGTCGTGTTCTCCTAAGATGCGCCTGGATGACTTCTGGTCCCTTAAACTGTGTCGGCCCTCCAAGGAGTACCTGCTGCGCCACTGCAGATACCTCATCAGGAAATATAG GTTTGAGGAGAAAGCCCAATCAGAGCCACTTAATGCTCTGAAGTACCTGCAGAACGACCTGTCACTCACTGTGGACCACACAGACCCTGATGAGACCAAAGAG TTCCAGCTCTTGCCAACTGCGCTCTTCAAGTCCAGTTCTGATTTCATCCCTCTAG GTTTCTCTGACGTAGACCAGACGTATGCTCAGCGAACGCAGCTCTTTGACACGCTCGTCAACTTCTTCCCTGACAGCATGACACCACCCAAGGGCAACCTAGTGGACCTGATCACCCTCTAG
- the mkln1 gene encoding muskelin isoform X3 — translation MSEENMTELLSSGLKNDYNKETFTLKHKIDEQMFPCRFVKIVPLMSWGPSFNFSIWYVELHGIEDPDVVQPCLNWYSKYREQEAIRLCLKHFRQHNYTEAFESLQKKTRIALEHPMLTHLHDCLVLQGDFDACEELIDKAVRDGLFNQYISQQEYKPRWSQIIPKCNKGPSSQEISRDDMNSESIYSSDGDDNRPGMRGGHQMVIDVQTETVYLFGGWDGTQDLADFWAYSVQENQWACISRDTEKENGPSARSCHKMCIDSQRRQIYTLGRYLDSSVRNSKSLKSDFYRYDINANTWTLLSEDTSADGGPKLVFDHQMCMDSEKHMIYTFGGRILTCNGSVEDSRTSEPQFSGLYAYHCQAGTWSLLREDSCNAGPEDVQSRIGHCMLFHARNRCLYVFGGQRSKTYLNDFFSYDVDGDHVEIISDGTKKDSGMVPMTGFTQRATIDPELNEIHVLSGLSKDKDKREENVRNSFWIYDIARNNWSCVYKNDQAVKENPSKTLQEEEPCPRFAHQLVYDEVHKVHYLFGGNPGKSCSPKMRLDDFWSLKLCRPSKEYLLRHCRYLIRKYRFEEKAQSEPLNALKYLQNDLSLTVDHTDPDETKEFQLLPTALFKSSSDFIPLGFSDVDQTYAQRTQLFDTLVNFFPDSMTPPKGNLVDLITL, via the exons ATGAGTGAGGAGAACATGACAGAACTTTTATCCAG TGGCCTTAAGAATGACTACAACAAGGAGACCTTCACGTTAAAGCATAAGATCGACGAGCAGATGTTTCCCTGCAGATTTGTGAAAATAG TGCCTCTAATGTCTTGGGGGCCCAGTTTTAACTTCAGCATCTGGTACGTTGAGCTGCACGGCATAGAAGACCCTGATGTGGTGCAGCCCTGCCTTAACTGGTACAGCAAA TACAGAGAGCAGGAAGCCATCCGGCTTTGCCTCAAGCACTTCCGGCAACATAACTACACTGAAGCCTTCGagtccctgcagaagaaaactcGCATAGCTCTGGAGCACCCCATGCTCACCCACCTCCATGACTGCCTGGTGCTGCAGGGAGACTTTGATGCCTGTGAGGAGCTCATAGATAAAGCTGTGAGAG ATGGTTTGTTTAACCAGTATATCAGCCAGCAGGAGTACAAGCCCAGGTGGAGTCAGATCATTCCGAAATGCAACAAAGGTCCAAGCAGCCAAGAAATCAGCCGCGACGACATGAACAGTGAGAGCATCTATTCAA GTGATGGCGACGACAACAGGCCAGGGATGAGGGGAGGACATCAGATGGTCATTGACGTCCAAACTG AGACGGTGTACCTGTTCGGGGGCTGGGATGGCACGCAGGATCTGGCAGACTTCTGGGCTTACAGCGTTCAGGAGAATCAGTGGGCGTGCATCTCCAGAGACACGGAAAAAGAG AATGGTCCAAGTGCCCGCTCATGCCACAAGATGTGCATCGACTCGCAGCGACGACAAATCTACACGCTCGGCCGTTACCTAGACTCCAGCGTCAGGAACAGCAAGTCTTTGAAGAGCGACTTCTACCGTTACGACATCAACGCCAACACCTGGACGCTACTCAGCGAGGACACGTCAGCTGACGGAGGGCCAAAGTTGGTGTTTGACCACCAG ATGTGCATGGACTCAGAGAAACACATGATCTACACATTTGGCGGTCGCATTCTGACGTGCAACGGCAGTGTGGAGGACAGCCGGACGTCGGAGCCGCAGTTTAGTGGTCTGTACGCGTATCACTGCCAAGCCGGGACATGGAGCCTCCTACGGGAGGACTCTTGTAACGCCGGGCCCGAGGACGTTCAGTCCCGGATCGGACACTGCATGCTCTTCCACGCC AGAAATCGCTGTCTGTATGTGTTTGGGGGTCAGAGGTCGAAGACGTACCTGAATGATTTCTTCAGTTATGATGTGGACGGAGATCATGTAGAGATCATATCTGATGGTACCAAGAAGGATTCTGGGATGG TTCCAATGACAGGTTTCACCCAGAGAGCCACCATCGACCCAGAGCTCAACGAGATCCACGTCCTGTCGGGGCTAAGCAAAGACAAGGACAAACGGGAGGAGAATGTGCGCAACTCATTCTGGATCTACGACATAGCCCGCAACAACTG GTCATGTGTGTATAAGAACGATCAAGCTGTAAAAGAAAATCCGAGTAAAACGCTGCAGGAGGAGGAACCATGTCCACGCTTTGCACACCAGCTGGTCTACGATGAGGTGCACAAG GTGCACTACCTGTTTGGTGGAAACCCAGGGAAGTCGTGTTCTCCTAAGATGCGCCTGGATGACTTCTGGTCCCTTAAACTGTGTCGGCCCTCCAAGGAGTACCTGCTGCGCCACTGCAGATACCTCATCAGGAAATATAG GTTTGAGGAGAAAGCCCAATCAGAGCCACTTAATGCTCTGAAGTACCTGCAGAACGACCTGTCACTCACTGTGGACCACACAGACCCTGATGAGACCAAAGAG TTCCAGCTCTTGCCAACTGCGCTCTTCAAGTCCAGTTCTGATTTCATCCCTCTAG GTTTCTCTGACGTAGACCAGACGTATGCTCAGCGAACGCAGCTCTTTGACACGCTCGTCAACTTCTTCCCTGACAGCATGACACCACCCAAGGGCAACCTAGTGGACCTGATCACCCTCTAG